In the Malania oleifera isolate guangnan ecotype guangnan chromosome 1, ASM2987363v1, whole genome shotgun sequence genome, one interval contains:
- the LOC131168232 gene encoding probable amino acid permease 7 isoform X2, protein MRRTFLCGFLQYVNLYGTRVVYVITTSTSMRAIQKSNCYHREGHQAPCAYGDSFYMMLFGAIQIVASQIPDFHNMAWLSVVAAMTSFSYSSIGLALAFAKIIENGRIRGALEESQQPQWLKNYGLQSYLHFLPGRAQSYML, encoded by the exons ATGAG ACGAACATTCTTGTGTGGTTTTCTTCAGTATGTGAACTTGTACGGGACTCGTGTAGTTTATGTAATTACAACATCTACCAGTATGAG AGCTATTCAGAAGTCAAATTGTTATCACAGAGAGGGGCATCAGGCTCCATGTGCATATGGGGATAGTTTCTATATGATGTTGTTCGGTGCAATTCAGATTGTAGCGTCTCAGATTCCTGACTTCCATAACATGGCGTGGCTCTCAGTTGTTGCAGCTATGACGTCCTTCTCCTACTCTTCCATTGGATTGGCTTTGGCCTTTGCAAAAATAATAG AAAATGGGAGAATTAGGGGAGCCTTGGAGGAGTCCCAGCAGCCTCAATGGTTGAAAAATTATG GACTGCAGAGTTATCTCCATTTTTTGCCAGGTAGAGCGCAGAGTTATATGCTCTGA
- the LOC131168232 gene encoding probable amino acid permease 7 isoform X1 — protein sequence MDAVRVYLGSRRTFLCGFLQYVNLYGTRVVYVITTSTSMRAIQKSNCYHREGHQAPCAYGDSFYMMLFGAIQIVASQIPDFHNMAWLSVVAAMTSFSYSSIGLALAFAKIIENGRIRGALEESQQPQWLKNYGLQSYLHFLPGRAQSYML from the exons atgGATGCCGTTCGAGTCTATCTTGGTAGTAGACGAACATTCTTGTGTGGTTTTCTTCAGTATGTGAACTTGTACGGGACTCGTGTAGTTTATGTAATTACAACATCTACCAGTATGAG AGCTATTCAGAAGTCAAATTGTTATCACAGAGAGGGGCATCAGGCTCCATGTGCATATGGGGATAGTTTCTATATGATGTTGTTCGGTGCAATTCAGATTGTAGCGTCTCAGATTCCTGACTTCCATAACATGGCGTGGCTCTCAGTTGTTGCAGCTATGACGTCCTTCTCCTACTCTTCCATTGGATTGGCTTTGGCCTTTGCAAAAATAATAG AAAATGGGAGAATTAGGGGAGCCTTGGAGGAGTCCCAGCAGCCTCAATGGTTGAAAAATTATG GACTGCAGAGTTATCTCCATTTTTTGCCAGGTAGAGCGCAGAGTTATATGCTCTGA